The following coding sequences lie in one Mercenaria mercenaria strain notata chromosome 5, MADL_Memer_1, whole genome shotgun sequence genomic window:
- the LOC123558956 gene encoding uncharacterized protein LOC123558956 codes for MASLGTKDQTFTSSITSIGSEEDITIFCLPCDREGPRFPAHGYCIQCKEHLCESCFKHHKKHKLSRHHTLLDKDSMPQSQRLSSSTIHTRIPDDLTKPCHKHEKEIIKFYCHDHKLLLCSVCITLEHPVTACNVNYIPEISGQIINSKNYTDTLKTMDTISNQSQKISQCVQKLTAKSNTSLANVLAEIQTFREKINQRLDELERKAEDAAKSIQKDNNMRMKTLQTACDDVTKSLKTSMDSIKDLNTSKQSDKLFVKLKEAEQIIKTKKNTIEKLAVFDIEEYSFQPNKAIPFLLEKEQSLGSLLQKTLKHEYFPPTVDLKSRKISYQDEICVKTSKDKKICWVTGMTLLNPALLIITDHDNNSVKMIDTRSKSVAGQIQLDVNPWDVTSVTSNKLAVTLPNTQTIQFISAFSDKLAKKNTLKVDGQCQGISCYQGKIVVTFSDPAKLQILDVDGNVLTSVLGQNMFRYPEYVTASSNGIYTSDWELKTVTRLNWQGDVIGGYGGLGEPSGIALTDDGTVVVGDNNKHVIKEITCDCFQEKIILRDMKCARAVCWCTEQNVLYFSSESVNKNNFLQIYRIS; via the coding sequence ATGGCTTCATTGGGAACGAAAGACCAAACGTTTACATCATCAATAACTTCTATTGGATCTGAAGAAGACATAACAATTTTCTGTCTTCCTTGTGACAGAGAGGGACCTAGGTTTCCTGCACATGGCTACTGCATACAATGCAAAGAACATCTATGCGAATCTTGTTTCAAACACCACAAGAAACATAAACTGTCAAGACATCATACACTCCTGGATAAAGACAGCATGCCACAAAGCCAACGCCTTTCTTCATCAACTATCCATACAAGGATACCTGATGATCTTACAAAACCTTGCCATAAACACGAGAAAGAGATTATTAAGTTCTACTGCCACGATCATAAATTGCTACTCTGCAGTGTATGTATTACCCTTGAACACCCTGTTACGGCTTGTAATGTTAACTACATTCCTGAAATTTCTGGACAGATTATCAACAGCAAAAATTATACAGACACGCTGAAAACCATGGATACTATTTCTAATCAAAGTCAAAAAATATCACAGTGTGTGCAGAAACTGACAGCAAAATCTAATACTTCATTAGCAAATGTATTAGCAGAAATCCAGACATTCAGAGAGAAAATAAACCAAAGACTAGATGAACTGGAAAGAAAGGCTGAAGATGCTGCCAAGTCCATCCAAAAAGATAACAATATGAGAATGAAGACGCTCCAAACAGCATGCGATGACGTTACCAAATCTCTGAAGACGTCAATGGACTCCATCAAAGATCTTAACACATCCAAACAATCGGACAAACTATTTGTGAAATTGAAAGAAGCTGAACAAATCATCAAAACCAAGAAGAACACCATTGAGAAGTTAGCTGTGTTTGACATAGAGGAATACAGCTTTCAACCAAATAAAGCAATTCCCTTTCTGCTTGAAAAGGAACAGTCTTTAGGGTCATTGTTACAGAAAACGTTGAAACATGAATACTTTCCACCAACCGTTGATTTAAAATCCAGAAAGATTTCATACCAAGATGAAATCTGTGTTAAGACATCAAAAGACAAAAAGATTTGCTGGGTGACAGGTATGACTCTTCTTAATCCTGCTCTTCTTATTATCACTGACCACGACAACAATTCAGTGAAAATGATTGATACCCGCAGCAAATCTGTTGCAGGTCAAATACAGCTAGATGTTAATCCTTGGGATGTCACCTCTGTTACCAGTAATAAACTTGCTGTCACATTGCCAAACACACAAACAATTCAGTTCATATCAGCCTTCTCGGACAAACTCGCAAAGAAAAATACTTTGAAGGTTGATGGACAATGCCAAGGCATAAGTTGTTACCAAGGTAAAATTGTAGTGACCTTTAGTGATCCTGCAAAACTTCAGATCCTTGATGTTGATGGCAATGTGTTGACAAGCGTCTTAGGTCAGAACATGTTCCGGTACCCTGAGTATGTCACAGCTAGCAGTAATGGTATTTACACATCTGACTGGGAACTGAAAACTGTTACAAGATTAAACTGGCAAGGTGATGTGATTGGTGGCTATGGTGGTCTTGGTGAGCCTAGCGGTATTGCTTTAACAGACGATGGAACGGTTGTTGTGGGTGACAATAACAAACATGTTATAAAAGAGATAACATGTGactgttttcaagaaaaaatcattttaagagATATGAAATGTGCACGGGCAGTCTGCTGGTGCACTGAACAAAATGTCTTATACTTTAGTAGTGAGTCTGTTAATAAAAACAATTTCCTTCAAATCTACAGGATCTCTTAA